In a single window of the Gossypium hirsutum isolate 1008001.06 chromosome A13, Gossypium_hirsutum_v2.1, whole genome shotgun sequence genome:
- the LOC107963348 gene encoding uncharacterized protein: protein MGVVKFDDTPSTENLLPNHGDQGVNAIGDTSMRMIKEDVVEVRMPMKVIWEEMVKREMIIFEEGNKGVRDYYEFHAEKGHEIQECDEFKALVQSLMNNKELEFYEAGSDEGHVCALEGEPKNQRINQPRIIISIPRNNEVETQTVPKVIIHKPISFPYKDNKRVPWNYDCNVIIPEREDIASTSKEAQVEGSYTRNGRHYNTKGIRVEPAKLKAFGVEKENRAEVLVNEPVKEEKAREFLKFLKHSKYSVVEQLHKQPARILVLALILSSKVHREALMKVLNETYITNDISVNKLDRLVSNISANNFIYFNDDEIPLGGMGSAKALHITTRCKGYTLPSVLINNGSTLNVLPLSTLNRLPIDNSHMKTCHNVVRAFDGTKRNVMGRIDIPLLIGPNVYDVDFLVMDIKPSYNFLLGRPWIHSAGAVPSSLYHKLKLVTDGRLVTINVEEDIIAAVTSDAPYVEANEEAV from the coding sequence ATGGGGGTCGTAAAATTTGACGACACCCCTAGTACAGAGAACCTGTTGCCAAACCATGGTGATCAAGGGGTAAACGCAATTGGGGACACTAGTATGAGAATGATTAAAGAGGACGTGGTTGAGGTAAGAATGCCGATGAAAGTAATCTGggaagaaatggtgaaaagagAAATGATAATCTTTGAAGAGGGAAATAAAGGAGTGAGGGACTACTACGAGTTCCATGCAGAAAAGGGACACGAGATCCAGGAATGTGACGAGTTTAAGGCTTTGGTACAAAGCCTTATGAATAATAAGGAGCTGGAATTTTATGAAGCTGGCTCAGATGAGGGTCATGTATGTGCATTGGAAGGTGAACCAAAGAATCAAAGAATCAACCAGCCAAGGATCATTATTTCTATACCAAGGAATAATGAAGTTGAGACACAAACAGTGCCGAAAGTCATAATTCACAAACCCatttcctttccttataaggataacaagagGGTACCCTGGAATTATGACTGCAATGTGATAATACCAGAGAGAGAAGATATAGCTAGTACTTCTAAGGAGGCTCAAGTTGAAGGATCCTATACACGTAATGGGAGGCATTATAATACAAAAGGCATCAGAGTTGAGCCTGCGAAACTGAAAGCCTTTGGCGTTGAGAAGGAGAATAGGGCTGAGGTACTTGTTAATGAACCAGTGAAGGAAGAAAAAGCTAGAGAGTTTCTAAAATTCCTGAAACACAGTAAGTATAGCGTGGTTGAACAATTGCACAAACAACCAGCTCGTATATTAGTGTTGGCTTTAATTCTGAGTTCAAAGGTACATCGTGAGGCATTAATGAAGGTGCTCAATGAGACTTACATTACTAATGATATATCCGTCAACAAGTTAGATCGATTGGTTAGTAACATAAGTGCTaacaactttatttattttaatgatgatgaaatcccactTGGTGGCATGGGATCAGctaaagctttgcacatcaccACTCGTTGCAAAGGATATACATTGCCGAGTGTGCTTATTAATAATGGGTCAACTTTAAATGTCCTGCCATTGTCCACATTGAACAGATTGCCCATAGACAATTCTCACATGAAAACATGCCATAATGTAGTGAGGGCATTTGATGGCACGAAAAGAAatgtcatgggaagaattgatatCCCCTTGCTGATCGGGCCAAACGTGTATGATGTAGACTTTTTAGTGATGGACATCAAGCCCTCTTATAATTTCttgttggggaggccttggatacaTTCGGCAGGAGCGGTACCCTCATCTTTGTACCATAAATTGAAGCTAGTAACAGATGGACGGCTGGTCACCATAAATGTGGAGGAAGACATCATAGCAGCAGTCACTAGTGACGCACCCTATGTAGAGGCAAATGAGGAGGCTGTTTAG
- the LOC107963597 gene encoding beta-amyrin 28-monooxygenase has translation MHPFSISVFLATKMKLATAMDAFDSLMPYLLHLVLLYVSAGLFYFLYKHKSSGDGGGATPNLPPGKKGLPYIGETLDFVLASRRGTPEKFVTDRTTKYSPDVFRTSLLGEDMAVFCGAAGNKFLFSGQNKYVTSWWPDSIKKALMDPSSVDNSSKEESTKLRAYLPPFLKPESLQHFIPVMDIMAKEHLNQHWSPYNEVQVFPLSKKYIFSLACRLFMSVTDDSEIENFAKPFALATTGLMSVPIDLPGTTFNRAVKAGKLIQQRLLALITKKKNETLEKGKTVASDLVDSMLMDGMTEVEIGNKIVGFFIASHDTTSTAITFIVSYLSDYPEVYNRVLEEQMEVLRCKEAGEPLRWEDIQKMKYTWCVACEVMRLAPPANGSFREAITDFTYAGYTIPKGWKAFWMVHTTHKNQKYFPDPERFDPSRFEGNGPAPYSFVPFGGGPRMCPGKEYARLEILTFIHNLLTTFKWVKLNPNEKISYIPSPIPKEGLPIKIQPLLN, from the exons ATGCATCCATTCTCCATTTCAGTTTTCCTAGCTACCAAGATGAAGCTTGCAACAGCCATGGACGCCTTTGATTCTTTGATGCCATACTTACTCCACTTGGTGCTTCTATACGTCTCTGCTGGTctcttttactttctttacaaaCACAAATCTAGCGGCGACGGCGGCGGCGCCACCCCCAACCTCCCTCCTGGTAAAAAGGGTCTTCCATATATCGGTGAAACCTTGGATTTTGTGTTGGCGTCCAGAAGGGGAACTCCTGAGAAATTCGTGACTGATAGAACTACCAAATATTCACCCGATGTGTTTCGCACATCACTGCTTGGAGAAGACATGGCCGTCTTCTGCGGCGCCGCTGGTAACAAGTTCCTTTTCTCCGGCCAAAACAAATATGTCACTTCATGGTGGCCGGATTCTATTAAGAAAGCTTTGATGGATCCATCCAGTGTTGACAATTCTTCCAAAGAAGAATCCACTAAACTTCGGGCCTATCTGCCTCCTTTTCTCAAGCCTGAGTCCCTGCAACATTTCATACCAGTCATGGATATAATGGCAAAAGAGCACCTAAATCAACATTGGTCGCCGTATAATGAAGTCCAAGTTTTCCCACTCTCCAAGAAGTACATATTCTCACTGGCTTGTCGTCTTTTCATGAGCGTCACGGATGACAGCGAGATCGAGAACTTCGCGAAGCCATTTGCTCTTGCCACTACGGGTCTCATGTCGGTTCCCATAGATCTTCCAGGTACAACTTTCAATCGGGCAGTGAAGGCAGGTAAACTGATTCAACAACGGCTTTTAGCCCTCATTACCAAGAAGAAAAACGAGACATTGGAGAAAGGGAAAACAGTAGCCTCAGACTTGGTTGATAGCATGCTGATGGATGGTATGACTGAGGTTGAGATCGGGAATAAGATTGTGGGCTTCTTCATTGCCAGCCATGACACAACAAGTACTGCCATCACCTTCATTGTTAGCTATCTTTCGGATTATCCTGAAGTATATAATAGGGTCCTTGAAG AACAAATGGAAGTATTAAGATGCAAGGAGGCAGGGGAGCCATTGAGATGGGAAGATATACAGAAGATGAAGTATACATGGTGCGTGGCATGCGAAGTAATGAGGTTGGCTCCGCCTGCTAATGGATCTTTCAGAGAGGCCATAACCGACTTCACTTACGCAGGTTACACAATCCCAAAAGGATGGAAG GCGTTCTGGATGGTGCATACAACGCACAAGAATCAGAAATACTTCCCGGATCCAGAGAGATTTGATCCATCAAGGTTTGAAGGGAATGGTCCTGCACCCTACTCCTTTGTACCATTTGGGGGAGGTCCTCGAATGTGCCCTGGCAAGGAGTATGCTCGACTTGAAATCCTCACCTTCATCCACAACCTGCTCACCACTTTCAAATGGGTTAAACTCAATCCCAATGAGAAGATTTCCTACATTCCATCACCCATTCCTAAGGAGGGTCTTCCCATTAAAATCCAACCCCTTCTAAATTAA